Proteins encoded by one window of Arabidopsis thaliana chromosome 2, partial sequence:
- a CDS encoding glycosyltransferase-like protein (unknown protein; FUNCTIONS IN: molecular_function unknown; INVOLVED IN: biological_process unknown; LOCATED IN: endomembrane system; BEST Arabidopsis thaliana protein match is: unknown protein (TAIR:AT3G57200.1); Has 30201 Blast hits to 17322 proteins in 780 species: Archae - 12; Bacteria - 1396; Metazoa - 17338; Fungi - 3422; Plants - 5037; Viruses - 0; Other Eukaryotes - 2996 (source: NCBI BLink).), with amino-acid sequence MASSDSSYSRKFLLITFLPLSLACLAFLLQWRSGVNDSVTQWFDDNYPFPGMATVSEKRSLRSDSSCVSLLGQSRTQAFPYLRDLKLDHKPDLKPRICITTSTSAGLEQTLPWIFYHKVIGVETFYLFVEGTAASPNVSRVLETIPGVNVIYRTRELEEEQAKSRIWNETWLEKFFYKPCNYELFVKQNLNMEMAITMARDAGMDWILHLDTDELVHPSGTREYSLRNLLRDVPADVDEVIFTNYESSVERDDIKEPFTEVSMFKKNFKHLPREVYYGNYKEATRGNPNYFLTYANGKSAARIQDHLRPNGAHRWHNYKTYPNIKELDEAAILHYTYSKFSDLTSRRDRCGCKPTKKDVKRCFMLDFDRAAFIIASTSTSEEMLQWYRERVVWTDDNLILKLLRKGILTRIYAPMVIIQELREAGVFSSVVTSAHMSLSKNRSNSSTSSNY; translated from the exons ATGGCTTCATCAGATTCGTCTTACTCTCGGAAATTCTTACTCATCacctttcttcctctttccttGGCCTGCTTGGCCTTCCTCCTCCAATGGCGAAGCGGAGTCAACGATTCCGTTACGCAGTGGTTTGATGATAACTATCCGTTCCCAGGAATGGCCACTGTCTCCGAGAAACGTTCTCTTCGTTCTGATTCGAGCTGCGTTTCTCTTCTGGGTCAGAGCCGTACGCAAGCGTTTCCTTATCTCCGAGATTTGAAGCTTGATCACAAGCCCGATCTTAAACCTAGG atatgTATAACGACGAGCACTTCTGCTGGGTTAGAGCAGACATTGCCATGGATATTCTATCACAAGGTCATTGGagttgaaactttttatctaTTTGTTGAAGGCACTGCTGCTTCCCCAAACGTTTCTCGAGTTTTGGAGACAATCCCT GGTGTAAATGTTATATACAGGACAAGAGagttagaagaagaacaagctAAAAG CCGGATATGGAATGAGACTTGGTTGGAGAAGTTTTTCTACAAACCGTGTAATTACGAATTATTCgtcaaacaaaacttgaatATGGAAATGGCTATCACCATGGCAAGG GATGCTGGTATGGACTGGATACTGCATCTTGATACTGATGAGCTTGTACATCCTTCTGGAACCCGTGAATATTCCTTGAGAAATTTGCTCAGAGATGTTCCTGCAGATGTGGATGAAGTTATCTTTACAAATTAC GAGAGCAGCGTTGAGCGAGATGATATCAAGGAACCTTTCACTGAA GTATCAATGTTCAAGAAGAATTTTAAACATCTTCCTAGAGAAGTTTACTATGGAAACTATAAAGAGGCAACTCGTGGCAATCCAAACTATTTTCTTACCTATGCAAATGGGAAATCCGCTGCTCGGATTCAAGACCATCTTCGGCCCAATGGTGCTCATCGCTGGCACAACTACAAGACGTATCCAAA CATCAAGGAACTAGACGAAGCTGCGATTCTTCACTACACTTACTCGAAATTTTCAGATCTTACTTCAAGACGTGATCGATGTGGCtgcaaaccaacaaaaaaagatgtcAAGAGATGTTTCATGCTAGACTTTGACAGAGCC GCATTCATCATTGCTTCAACTTCAACTTCAGAGGAAATGCTCCAATGGTACAGAGAAAGAGTTGTATGGACTGACGATAATTTGATCCTAAAACTTCTTAGGAAAGGAATTCTGACTCGCATTTATGCACCAATG GTTATAATCCAAGAGCTAAGAGAAGCCGGTGTTTTCAGCTCAGTGGTAACTTCAGCTCATATGTCTCTCTCAAAGAATAGAAGCAACTCTTCAACCTCAAGCAACTACTAG
- the ARP gene encoding apurinic endonuclease-redox protein (apurinic endonuclease-redox protein (ARP); CONTAINS InterPro DOMAIN/s: DNA-binding SAP (InterPro:IPR003034), AP endonuclease, family 1, binding site (InterPro:IPR020847), Exodeoxyribonuclease III xth (InterPro:IPR004808), Endonuclease/exonuclease/phosphatase (InterPro:IPR005135); BEST Arabidopsis thaliana protein match is: C2 calcium/lipid-binding endonuclease/exonuclease/phosphatase (TAIR:AT3G60950.1); Has 30201 Blast hits to 17322 proteins in 780 species: Archae - 12; Bacteria - 1396; Metazoa - 17338; Fungi - 3422; Plants - 5037; Viruses - 0; Other Eukaryotes - 2996 (source: NCBI BLink).): MNNVLQFGLQSSAIYVAKFLVVPLRSLRVGSSFVGVGVGTRSFNKRLMSNATAFSINNSKRKELKIPGAAIDQNCHQMGSDTDRDEMGTLQDDRKEIEAMTVQELRSTLRKLGVPVKGRKQELISTLRLHMDSNLPDQKETSSSTRSDSVTIKRKISNREEPTEDECTNSEAYDIEHGEKRVKQSTEKNLKAKVSAKAIAKEQKSLMRTGKQQIQSKEETSSTISSELLKTEEIISSPSQSEPWTVLAHKKPQKDWKAYNPKTMRPPPLPEGTKCVKVMTWNVNGLRGLLKFESFSALQLAQRENFDILCLQETKLQVKDVEEIKKTLIDGYDHSFWSCSVSKLGYSGTAIISRIKPLSVRYGTGLSGHDTEGRIVTAEFDSFYLINTYVPNSGDGLKRLVLK; this comes from the exons ATGAACAACGTTCTTCAGTTTGGTCTCCAGAGCTCCGCCATATATGTCGCCAA GTTTCTGGTGGTGCCTCTTAGGAGTTTGAGAGTTGGTTCATCTTTCGTTGGAGTTGGAGTGGGAACAAGAAGTTTCAACAAGAGGCTAATGTCAAATGCTACAGCTTTCTCTATCAACAACAGCAAGCGAAAGGAACTCAAGATACCAGGAGCAGCTATTGATCAGAATTGTCATCAGATG GGAAGTGATACTGATAGAGATGAAATGGGAACTCTTCAAGATGATCGAAAGGAAATTGAGGCGATGACTGTTCAAGAACTTAGATCCACGTTGAG GAAACTTGGGGTACCTGTGAAAGGACGCAAACAAGAACTTATCTCAACTTTACGACTTCATATGGACAGCAATTTACCTG ATCAAAAGGAAACTTCTTCGTCCACCCGTTCGGATAGTGTCACCATCAAAAGAAAGATCAGCAACAGGGAAGAGCCTACTGAAGATGAATGCACTAACTCTGAAGCTTATGACATTGAACACGgagaaaaaagagtaaaacagTCTACTGAGAAAAACTTGAAAGCTAAAGTTTCTGCGAAAGCTATCGCGAAAGAACAGAAGTCATTGATGAGAACAG GTAAGCAGCAAATTcagtcaaaagaagaaacatcatCGACCATCTCTAGTGAATTACTGAAAACTGAAGAAATTATCTCATCCCCGAGTCAAAGTGAACCGTGGACTGTACTTGCTCATAAGAAGCCTCAGAAGGACTGGAAAGCTTACAACCCAAAGACAATGAGACCTCCCCCTCTACCAGAGGGTACCAAATGTGTGAAAGTTATGACTTGGAATGTTAATGGACTGAGAGGATTGTTGAAGTTTGAGAGCTTCTCTGCTCTGCAGCTTGCCCAAAGAGAAAATTTTGACATCTTGTGCTTGCAGGAGACTAAACTCCAG GTGAAAGATGTTGaggaaattaagaaaactcTTATTGATGGCTATGATCATAGTTTCTGGTCCTGCAGCGTCTCAAAACTTGGCTACTCTGGAACTGCAATAATCTCACGG ATAAAACCACTCTCAGTTAGATATGGTACTGGTCTATCTGGTCATGACACGGAAGGGCGTATTGTAACTGCTGAATTCGACTCCTTCTACTTGATAAATACTTATGTCCCTAATTCCGGAGATGGATTAAAAAGACTGGTACTCAAATAA
- the ARP gene encoding apurinic endonuclease-redox protein (apurinic endonuclease-redox protein (ARP); CONTAINS InterPro DOMAIN/s: AP endonuclease, family 1, conserved site (InterPro:IPR020848), DNA-binding SAP (InterPro:IPR003034), AP endonuclease, family 1 (InterPro:IPR000097), AP endonuclease, family 1, binding site (InterPro:IPR020847), Endonuclease/exonuclease/phosphatase (InterPro:IPR005135), Exodeoxyribonuclease III xth (InterPro:IPR004808); BEST Arabidopsis thaliana protein match is: C2 calcium/lipid-binding endonuclease/exonuclease/phosphatase (TAIR:AT3G60950.1); Has 8976 Blast hits to 8966 proteins in 2340 species: Archae - 119; Bacteria - 5352; Metazoa - 387; Fungi - 388; Plants - 165; Viruses - 2; Other Eukaryotes - 2563 (source: NCBI BLink).), translating into MNNVLQFGLQSSAIYVAKFLVVPLRSLRVGSSFVGVGVGTRSFNKRLMSNATAFSINNSKRKELKIPGAAIDQNCHQMGSDTDRDEMGTLQDDRKEIEAMTVQELRSTLRKLGVPVKGRKQELISTLRLHMDSNLPDQKETSSSTRSDSVTIKRKISNREEPTEDECTNSEAYDIEHGEKRVKQSTEKNLKAKVSAKAIAKEQKSLMRTGKQQIQSKEETSSTISSELLKTEEIISSPSQSEPWTVLAHKKPQKDWKAYNPKTMRPPPLPEGTKCVKVMTWNVNGLRGLLKFESFSALQLAQRENFDILCLQETKLQVKDVEEIKKTLIDGYDHSFWSCSVSKLGYSGTAIISRIKPLSVRYGTGLSGHDTEGRIVTAEFDSFYLINTYVPNSGDGLKRLSYRIEEWDRTLSNHIKELEKSKPVVLTGDLNCAHEEIDIFNPAGNKRSAGFTIEERQSFGANLLDKGFVDTFRKQHPGVVGYTYWGYRHGGRKTNKGWRLDYFLVSQSIAANVHDSYILPDINGSDHCPIGLILKL; encoded by the exons ATGAACAACGTTCTTCAGTTTGGTCTCCAGAGCTCCGCCATATATGTCGCCAA GTTTCTGGTGGTGCCTCTTAGGAGTTTGAGAGTTGGTTCATCTTTCGTTGGAGTTGGAGTGGGAACAAGAAGTTTCAACAAGAGGCTAATGTCAAATGCTACAGCTTTCTCTATCAACAACAGCAAGCGAAAGGAACTCAAGATACCAGGAGCAGCTATTGATCAGAATTGTCATCAGATG GGAAGTGATACTGATAGAGATGAAATGGGAACTCTTCAAGATGATCGAAAGGAAATTGAGGCGATGACTGTTCAAGAACTTAGATCCACGTTGAG GAAACTTGGGGTACCTGTGAAAGGACGCAAACAAGAACTTATCTCAACTTTACGACTTCATATGGACAGCAATTTACCTG ATCAAAAGGAAACTTCTTCGTCCACCCGTTCGGATAGTGTCACCATCAAAAGAAAGATCAGCAACAGGGAAGAGCCTACTGAAGATGAATGCACTAACTCTGAAGCTTATGACATTGAACACGgagaaaaaagagtaaaacagTCTACTGAGAAAAACTTGAAAGCTAAAGTTTCTGCGAAAGCTATCGCGAAAGAACAGAAGTCATTGATGAGAACAG GTAAGCAGCAAATTcagtcaaaagaagaaacatcatCGACCATCTCTAGTGAATTACTGAAAACTGAAGAAATTATCTCATCCCCGAGTCAAAGTGAACCGTGGACTGTACTTGCTCATAAGAAGCCTCAGAAGGACTGGAAAGCTTACAACCCAAAGACAATGAGACCTCCCCCTCTACCAGAGGGTACCAAATGTGTGAAAGTTATGACTTGGAATGTTAATGGACTGAGAGGATTGTTGAAGTTTGAGAGCTTCTCTGCTCTGCAGCTTGCCCAAAGAGAAAATTTTGACATCTTGTGCTTGCAGGAGACTAAACTCCAG GTGAAAGATGTTGaggaaattaagaaaactcTTATTGATGGCTATGATCATAGTTTCTGGTCCTGCAGCGTCTCAAAACTTGGCTACTCTGGAACTGCAATAATCTCACGG ATAAAACCACTCTCAGTTAGATATGGTACTGGTCTATCTGGTCATGACACGGAAGGGCGTATTGTAACTGCTGAATTCGACTCCTTCTACTTGATAAATACTTATGTCCCTAATTCCGGAGATGGATTAAAAAGACTG TCATACAGGATCGAAGAATGGGATCGAACCCTCAGCAATCACATCAAA GAGCTGGAGAAGTCTAAGCCTGTAGTCTTGACGGGTGATCTAAACTGTGCTCATGAAGAAATTGACATCTTCAATCCTGCG GGGAACAAAAGAAGTGCTGGTTTTACAATAGAAGAAAGGCAGTCCTTTGGTGCAAACTTGTTAGACAAGGGATTTGTAGATACCTTTAGAAAACAACATCCTGGTGTTGTCGGTTACACTTATTGGGGTTATCGCCATGGTGGCCGCAAAACCAACAAAG GATGGAGACTGGACTACTTCTTGGTGTCCCAATCAATTGCGGCCAATGTCCATGATTCTTACATCCTCCCTGATATCAATGGAAGTGATCATTGCCCCATTGGCCTTATTCTCAAGCTCTGA
- the ARP gene encoding apurinic endonuclease-redox protein, producing MNNVLQFGLQSSAIYVAKSLRVGSSFVGVGVGTRSFNKRLMSNATAFSINNSKRKELKIPGAAIDQNCHQMGSDTDRDEMGTLQDDRKEIEAMTVQELRSTLRKLGVPVKGRKQELISTLRLHMDSNLPDQKETSSSTRSDSVTIKRKISNREEPTEDECTNSEAYDIEHGEKRVKQSTEKNLKAKVSAKAIAKEQKSLMRTGKQQIQSKEETSSTISSELLKTEEIISSPSQSEPWTVLAHKKPQKDWKAYNPKTMRPPPLPEGTKCVKVMTWNVNGLRGLLKFESFSALQLAQRENFDILCLQETKLQVKDVEEIKKTLIDGYDHSFWSCSVSKLGYSGTAIISRIKPLSVRYGTGLSGHDTEGRIVTAEFDSFYLINTYVPNSGDGLKRLSYRIEEWDRTLSNHIKELEKSKPVVLTGDLNCAHEEIDIFNPAGNKRSAGFTIEERQSFGANLLDKGFVDTFRKQHPGVVGYTYWGYRHGGRKTNKGWRLDYFLVSQSIAANVHDSYILPDINGSDHCPIGLILKL from the exons ATGAACAACGTTCTTCAGTTTGGTCTCCAGAGCTCCGCCATATATGTCGCCAA GAGTTTGAGAGTTGGTTCATCTTTCGTTGGAGTTGGAGTGGGAACAAGAAGTTTCAACAAGAGGCTAATGTCAAATGCTACAGCTTTCTCTATCAACAACAGCAAGCGAAAGGAACTCAAGATACCAGGAGCAGCTATTGATCAGAATTGTCATCAGATG GGAAGTGATACTGATAGAGATGAAATGGGAACTCTTCAAGATGATCGAAAGGAAATTGAGGCGATGACTGTTCAAGAACTTAGATCCACGTTGAG GAAACTTGGGGTACCTGTGAAAGGACGCAAACAAGAACTTATCTCAACTTTACGACTTCATATGGACAGCAATTTACCTG ATCAAAAGGAAACTTCTTCGTCCACCCGTTCGGATAGTGTCACCATCAAAAGAAAGATCAGCAACAGGGAAGAGCCTACTGAAGATGAATGCACTAACTCTGAAGCTTATGACATTGAACACGgagaaaaaagagtaaaacagTCTACTGAGAAAAACTTGAAAGCTAAAGTTTCTGCGAAAGCTATCGCGAAAGAACAGAAGTCATTGATGAGAACAG GTAAGCAGCAAATTcagtcaaaagaagaaacatcatCGACCATCTCTAGTGAATTACTGAAAACTGAAGAAATTATCTCATCCCCGAGTCAAAGTGAACCGTGGACTGTACTTGCTCATAAGAAGCCTCAGAAGGACTGGAAAGCTTACAACCCAAAGACAATGAGACCTCCCCCTCTACCAGAGGGTACCAAATGTGTGAAAGTTATGACTTGGAATGTTAATGGACTGAGAGGATTGTTGAAGTTTGAGAGCTTCTCTGCTCTGCAGCTTGCCCAAAGAGAAAATTTTGACATCTTGTGCTTGCAGGAGACTAAACTCCAG GTGAAAGATGTTGaggaaattaagaaaactcTTATTGATGGCTATGATCATAGTTTCTGGTCCTGCAGCGTCTCAAAACTTGGCTACTCTGGAACTGCAATAATCTCACGG ATAAAACCACTCTCAGTTAGATATGGTACTGGTCTATCTGGTCATGACACGGAAGGGCGTATTGTAACTGCTGAATTCGACTCCTTCTACTTGATAAATACTTATGTCCCTAATTCCGGAGATGGATTAAAAAGACTG TCATACAGGATCGAAGAATGGGATCGAACCCTCAGCAATCACATCAAA GAGCTGGAGAAGTCTAAGCCTGTAGTCTTGACGGGTGATCTAAACTGTGCTCATGAAGAAATTGACATCTTCAATCCTGCG GGGAACAAAAGAAGTGCTGGTTTTACAATAGAAGAAAGGCAGTCCTTTGGTGCAAACTTGTTAGACAAGGGATTTGTAGATACCTTTAGAAAACAACATCCTGGTGTTGTCGGTTACACTTATTGGGGTTATCGCCATGGTGGCCGCAAAACCAACAAAG GATGGAGACTGGACTACTTCTTGGTGTCCCAATCAATTGCGGCCAATGTCCATGATTCTTACATCCTCCCTGATATCAATGGAAGTGATCATTGCCCCATTGGCCTTATTCTCAAGCTCTGA
- the ARP gene encoding apurinic endonuclease-redox protein translates to MSNATAFSINNSKRKELKIPGAAIDQNCHQMGSDTDRDEMGTLQDDRKEIEAMTVQELRSTLRKLGVPVKGRKQELISTLRLHMDSNLPDQKETSSSTRSDSVTIKRKISNREEPTEDECTNSEAYDIEHGEKRVKQSTEKNLKAKVSAKAIAKEQKSLMRTGKQQIQSKEETSSTISSELLKTEEIISSPSQSEPWTVLAHKKPQKDWKAYNPKTMRPPPLPEGTKCVKVMTWNVNGLRGLLKFESFSALQLAQRENFDILCLQETKLQVKDVEEIKKTLIDGYDHSFWSCSVSKLGYSGTAIISRIKPLSVRYGTGLSGHDTEGRIVTAEFDSFYLINTYVPNSGDGLKRLSYRIEEWDRTLSNHIKELEKSKPVVLTGDLNCAHEEIDIFNPAGNKRSAGFTIEERQSFGANLLDKGFVDTFRKQHPGVVGYTYWGYRHGGRKTNKGWRLDYFLVSQSIAANVHDSYILPDINGSDHCPIGLILKL, encoded by the exons ATGTCAAATGCTACAGCTTTCTCTATCAACAACAGCAAGCGAAAGGAACTCAAGATACCAGGAGCAGCTATTGATCAGAATTGTCATCAGATG GGAAGTGATACTGATAGAGATGAAATGGGAACTCTTCAAGATGATCGAAAGGAAATTGAGGCGATGACTGTTCAAGAACTTAGATCCACGTTGAG GAAACTTGGGGTACCTGTGAAAGGACGCAAACAAGAACTTATCTCAACTTTACGACTTCATATGGACAGCAATTTACCTG ATCAAAAGGAAACTTCTTCGTCCACCCGTTCGGATAGTGTCACCATCAAAAGAAAGATCAGCAACAGGGAAGAGCCTACTGAAGATGAATGCACTAACTCTGAAGCTTATGACATTGAACACGgagaaaaaagagtaaaacagTCTACTGAGAAAAACTTGAAAGCTAAAGTTTCTGCGAAAGCTATCGCGAAAGAACAGAAGTCATTGATGAGAACAG GTAAGCAGCAAATTcagtcaaaagaagaaacatcatCGACCATCTCTAGTGAATTACTGAAAACTGAAGAAATTATCTCATCCCCGAGTCAAAGTGAACCGTGGACTGTACTTGCTCATAAGAAGCCTCAGAAGGACTGGAAAGCTTACAACCCAAAGACAATGAGACCTCCCCCTCTACCAGAGGGTACCAAATGTGTGAAAGTTATGACTTGGAATGTTAATGGACTGAGAGGATTGTTGAAGTTTGAGAGCTTCTCTGCTCTGCAGCTTGCCCAAAGAGAAAATTTTGACATCTTGTGCTTGCAGGAGACTAAACTCCAG GTGAAAGATGTTGaggaaattaagaaaactcTTATTGATGGCTATGATCATAGTTTCTGGTCCTGCAGCGTCTCAAAACTTGGCTACTCTGGAACTGCAATAATCTCACGG ATAAAACCACTCTCAGTTAGATATGGTACTGGTCTATCTGGTCATGACACGGAAGGGCGTATTGTAACTGCTGAATTCGACTCCTTCTACTTGATAAATACTTATGTCCCTAATTCCGGAGATGGATTAAAAAGACTG TCATACAGGATCGAAGAATGGGATCGAACCCTCAGCAATCACATCAAA GAGCTGGAGAAGTCTAAGCCTGTAGTCTTGACGGGTGATCTAAACTGTGCTCATGAAGAAATTGACATCTTCAATCCTGCG GGGAACAAAAGAAGTGCTGGTTTTACAATAGAAGAAAGGCAGTCCTTTGGTGCAAACTTGTTAGACAAGGGATTTGTAGATACCTTTAGAAAACAACATCCTGGTGTTGTCGGTTACACTTATTGGGGTTATCGCCATGGTGGCCGCAAAACCAACAAAG GATGGAGACTGGACTACTTCTTGGTGTCCCAATCAATTGCGGCCAATGTCCATGATTCTTACATCCTCCCTGATATCAATGGAAGTGATCATTGCCCCATTGGCCTTATTCTCAAGCTCTGA
- a CDS encoding agamous-like MADS-box protein (unknown protein; FUNCTIONS IN: molecular_function unknown; INVOLVED IN: biological_process unknown; LOCATED IN: vacuole; BEST Arabidopsis thaliana protein match is: unknown protein (TAIR:AT2G41440.1); Has 1066 Blast hits to 825 proteins in 144 species: Archae - 7; Bacteria - 46; Metazoa - 465; Fungi - 36; Plants - 67; Viruses - 4; Other Eukaryotes - 441 (source: NCBI BLink).), whose product MCNYCEFSSNRYGCGSSEQDNVLREKVERLRFLIKRMTGKDDDAHFTELQALESRLKDVSRTVLDQKEKMIKLEEDERKKEAQNESDGTRRGVLVPCNSSEQRQRDDGALLLLKKARFERRYSESLQSEFERLWLVNERMNGRELEGMSSRDLLSLDNQILNALLGLLVQMNRPREEQVAARQREKNNKESTSRLAEQERYSSDNDKDDDTSSPFLKRRRRDLTKDARLLCDFCGLSSSRRYDELRPHKQEHEALSMESEVKRLRLLTRMTGKDLDGLSFEELQVLRNRLDDVLPIVEKHMDKMKLEEAAKKNEAGVDNEGTRRRRVLVPCRFSNRGSGEGQQKQEDGAPPVSRRQREFEKRKAEPMHRELERLWLLKERMNGRELTSMSYMELNILWDQIHHGFHGLHEHLNV is encoded by the exons atgtgCAACTACTGCGAGTTCTCCAGCAACAG ATATGGATGTGGCTCCTCTGAACAAGACAATGTG CTGCGGGAAAAGGTGGAGAGATTACGGTTTTTGATCAA GAGAATGACTGGAAAAGACGACGATGCTCATTTCACCGAGCTGCAAGCACTTGAAAGTCGTCTTAAGGATGTTAGTCGCACTGTGTTGGACCAAAAG gagaagatgataaagctagaagaagacgaaagg AAGAAGGAAGCTCAGAATGAGAGTGATGGTACGAGGAGAGGGGTTTTGGTCCCATGCAACAG CTCTGAACAAAGACAACGAGATGATGGAGCGCTGCTG CTGTTAAAGAAGGCGAGATTCGAGAGAAGATACTCTGAATCATTGCAGAGCGAGTTTGAGAGATTGTGGCTTGTTAACGA GAGAATGAACGGTAGAGAGCTCGAGGGTATGTCATCTCGTGACCTGCTCTCACTTGACAATCAGATATTAAATGCTTTGTTGGGTTTGCTTGTCCAAATGAATAGACCAAGGGAGGAACAAGTTGCTGCAAGGCAGCGCGAGAAG AACAATAAGGAATCAACCTCAAGGTTAGCTGAACAAGAGAGGTATTCATCGGACAATGATAAAGATGATGACACTTCCTCGCCATTTCTGAAGAGGAGGCGCAGAGATTTGACCAAGGATGCGAGATTGCTCTGCGATTTCTGCGGATTATCCAGCAGCCGCAG ATACGACGAACTAAGGCCACACAAACAAGAACATGAAGCACTG TCTATGGAGAGCGAAGTCAAGAGATTACGGCTTTTGACCAG AATGACTGGTAAGGATCTCGACGGTTTGAGTTTCGAGGAGCTGCAAGTACTTAGAAACCGTCTAGATGATGTCTTGCCCATTGTGGAGAAGCATATG GACAAAATGAAGCTGGAAGAGGCTGCAAAG aAGAATGAAGCAGGGGTTGATAATGAAGGTACGAGGAGGAGAAGGGTTTTGGTTCCTTGCAGATTCTCTAACCGCGG CTCCGGAGAGGGACAACAGAAACAGGAGGATGGAGCACCACCAGTG TCGCGAAGGCAGAGAGAATTCGAGAAACGAAAAGCTGAACCTATGCACAGAGAATTGGAGAGATTATGGCTGTTGAAGGA GAGAATGAATGGCAGAGAGCTGACAAGTATGAGTTACATGGAGCTGAATATACTTTGGGATCAGATACACCACGGATTTCATGGTTTGCATGAGCATCTAAATGTCTAA